One Kitasatospora sp. MAP12-44 DNA segment encodes these proteins:
- the pstB gene encoding phosphate ABC transporter ATP-binding protein PstB, whose product MAKRIDVSGLSAYYGATKAIEDISMTVEPRSVTAFIGPSGCGKSTFLRTLNRMHEVIPGARVEGKVLLDDENLYGRDVDPVAVRRTVGMVFQRPNPFPTMSIYDNVAAGLKLAGVRKKSVLDGVVESSLKGANLWNEVKDRLSKPGAGLSGGQQQRLCIARAIAVEPQVLLMDEPCSALDPISTLAIEDLIGELKERFTIVIVTHNMQQAARVSDRTAFFNLAGVGQPGKLVELDDTQRIFSNPSVQATEDYISGRFG is encoded by the coding sequence ATGGCGAAGCGCATCGACGTCAGCGGACTGTCGGCCTACTACGGCGCCACCAAGGCCATCGAGGACATCTCGATGACCGTCGAGCCCCGCTCGGTGACGGCCTTCATCGGCCCCTCCGGCTGCGGTAAGTCCACCTTCCTGCGCACCCTCAACCGGATGCACGAGGTGATCCCCGGCGCCCGGGTCGAGGGCAAGGTCCTGCTGGACGACGAGAACCTGTACGGCCGGGACGTCGACCCGGTCGCGGTCCGCCGCACGGTCGGAATGGTCTTCCAGCGACCCAATCCGTTCCCGACCATGTCGATCTACGACAATGTCGCGGCCGGACTCAAGCTCGCGGGTGTCCGCAAGAAGTCCGTCCTGGACGGTGTGGTGGAGAGCTCGCTCAAGGGCGCCAACCTCTGGAACGAGGTCAAGGACCGCCTGAGCAAGCCGGGCGCCGGCCTCTCCGGCGGCCAGCAGCAGCGGCTCTGCATCGCCCGCGCCATCGCGGTCGAGCCGCAGGTGCTGCTGATGGACGAGCCCTGCTCGGCCCTCGACCCGATCTCCACGCTGGCCATCGAGGACCTGATCGGCGAGCTCAAGGAGCGGTTCACGATCGTCATCGTGACCCACAACATGCAGCAGGCGGCCCGCGTCAGCGACCGGACGGCCTTCTTCAACCTGGCCGGCGTCGGCCAGCCCGGCAAGCTGGTCGAGCTGGACGACACCCAGCGGATCTTCTCCAACCCGTCGGTCCAGGCGACCGAGGACTACATCTCCGGCCGCTTCGGCTAG